Proteins from one Chroococcidiopsis sp. CCMEE 29 genomic window:
- a CDS encoding J domain-containing protein: protein MPATDFKDYYAILGVSKTASNEEIKKEYRRLARKYHPDMNPGNKQAEARFKEVGEAYEVLSDPEKRKKYDQFGQYWKQAGQGWPSGGGVNVGFEDIEFGRYSSFDEFINELLGRFGGPGAAPGSGTHTNTRQSYTYSTSTKRPSGFSGFDGFGDSTGFETSTRAVSDREVPINLTLAEAFQGVQKRFNLGNETIEVRIPPGAKPGTRVRVRGKGNVNPYTQQRSDLYLKVEILPHSFFKFEGDHLVCEVPIAPDEAVLGASIELPTPDGTVKMNIPAGIRSGQSLRLRGKGWTQPKGGRSDLLVKVVIVAPKDLSSVEREYYEKIRDNRSFNPRSHLQQIRL, encoded by the coding sequence ATGCCTGCAACCGACTTCAAAGACTACTACGCAATTTTAGGTGTCAGTAAGACTGCCAGTAATGAAGAAATTAAAAAAGAATACCGCCGCCTTGCCCGGAAGTATCACCCTGACATGAACCCAGGCAACAAGCAAGCCGAGGCTCGCTTCAAGGAAGTTGGCGAAGCTTACGAAGTGTTGTCAGACCCCGAAAAACGCAAAAAATACGATCAATTTGGTCAGTATTGGAAACAAGCTGGACAAGGTTGGCCTTCAGGAGGCGGTGTTAATGTCGGTTTTGAAGATATTGAGTTTGGTAGATACAGCAGTTTTGATGAATTCATCAATGAATTACTAGGTCGCTTTGGTGGCCCTGGCGCTGCTCCTGGTTCTGGCACCCACACCAATACCCGGCAAAGCTATACTTACAGCACTTCCACTAAAAGACCCAGTGGATTTAGCGGCTTTGATGGTTTTGGCGATTCAACTGGCTTTGAGACTAGTACTAGAGCTGTCTCAGATAGAGAAGTTCCAATCAACCTCACCCTTGCCGAAGCTTTTCAAGGAGTTCAGAAACGCTTTAACCTGGGCAATGAAACAATTGAAGTCCGCATTCCTCCTGGCGCTAAACCTGGTACTCGCGTTCGCGTTCGCGGCAAAGGTAACGTCAATCCCTACACTCAGCAGCGGAGCGATTTGTATTTAAAGGTAGAAATTTTACCGCACTCGTTCTTCAAGTTCGAGGGAGATCATTTAGTTTGTGAAGTGCCGATCGCACCAGATGAAGCAGTATTGGGAGCCTCAATTGAACTCCCCACGCCAGACGGAACAGTCAAAATGAATATTCCTGCCGGTATTCGTTCTGGTCAATCACTACGTCTACGCGGTAAAGGATGGACTCAGCCGAAAGGTGGTCGCAGCGATCTATTAGTTAAAGTGGTGATTGTGGCACCGAAAGACTTAAGTTCAGTGGAGCGGGAGTACTACGAAAAGATCCGTGACAACCGCAGCTTTAATCCTCGCAGTCACTTGCAGCAGATCCGGTTATAA
- a CDS encoding redoxin domain-containing protein → MVLTSTDFSGLLTERFFRNFFPIPASNNLKVGEMTPDFTLPDITNSQLVRLSNYKGKQPVILAFTRIFTEKQYCPLCFPHIKALNENYEQFTSLGVEVLMLTSTDERQSQIVINDLGLKMPLLSDPSCGVFQAYNVGQALGAPLPAQFVLDQQGKLRYKHLFSFLSNNASVEMLLEAVV, encoded by the coding sequence ATGGTATTAACTTCTACTGACTTTAGCGGCTTATTAACCGAACGATTTTTTCGCAATTTCTTCCCGATTCCAGCCAGCAATAATCTGAAAGTGGGGGAAATGACACCAGACTTTACTTTGCCAGATATTACCAACAGTCAGCTAGTTAGACTATCGAATTACAAAGGAAAACAACCAGTAATACTTGCTTTTACTCGCATTTTCACAGAAAAGCAATACTGTCCGCTATGTTTTCCTCACATCAAAGCCCTAAATGAGAACTACGAGCAGTTTACCAGTCTGGGCGTAGAAGTGTTGATGCTTACGAGTACCGACGAACGGCAGAGTCAAATCGTTATTAATGATTTGGGTTTAAAAATGCCATTACTCAGTGACCCTAGCTGCGGTGTCTTCCAAGCTTATAACGTCGGTCAAGCTCTGGGAGCACCCCTGCCAGCACAATTTGTATTAGACCAGCAGGGCAAACTCCGCTACAAACATTTGTTTTCCTTCCTTTCTAACAATGCCAGTGTCGAGATGCTACTAGAGGCAGTCGTTTGA
- a CDS encoding peroxiredoxin, translating to MPLTYAAEGCLRVGQAAPDFTATAVIDQEFKTIKLSDYRGKYVILFFYPLDFTFVCPTEITAFSDSFDEFKATNTEVLGVSVDSEFSHLAWIQTDRKSGGVGDLNYPLVSDIKKEISAAYNVLDPEAGVALRGLFIIDKEGVIQHSTINNLSFGRSVDETLRTLKAIQYVQAHPDEVCPAGWQPGDKTMTPDPVKSKVYFASV from the coding sequence ATGCCCCTAACTTACGCAGCAGAAGGATGCCTCCGAGTTGGTCAAGCCGCTCCAGACTTTACTGCAACGGCTGTAATTGATCAGGAATTCAAGACAATTAAACTGTCCGACTATCGCGGTAAGTATGTCATCCTGTTCTTCTATCCGCTAGACTTTACCTTCGTTTGTCCAACTGAGATCACAGCCTTTAGCGATAGCTTTGACGAATTCAAGGCAACTAACACCGAAGTACTTGGTGTTTCTGTTGACAGTGAGTTCTCTCATTTAGCCTGGATTCAAACAGATCGTAAATCCGGCGGTGTTGGCGACCTTAATTATCCCCTCGTTTCCGATATCAAGAAAGAGATTAGCGCTGCCTATAACGTTCTCGATCCAGAAGCAGGGGTTGCCTTGCGAGGGCTGTTCATCATCGACAAAGAAGGAGTAATCCAGCACTCGACGATTAACAACCTGTCCTTTGGTCGGAGCGTTGATGAAACTCTACGAACACTGAAAGCAATCCAGTACGTCCAGGCACATCCTGATGAAGTTTGCCCTGCTGGTTGGCAACCTGGTGACAAGACCATGACACCCGACCCAGTTAAGTCGAAAGTTTACTTCGCATCTGTCTAG
- a CDS encoding amylo-alpha-1,6-glucosidase, giving the protein MDNLDTREWLLTNGLGSFASGTVADARTRTYHGWLIAALVPPTQRTLLLSHLDASLEVAGQVVALGTNFWGSGKVDPTGFKLLRSFELNPVPTWVWGDNNWQLSRQLVMPHCWAGGAGGASNSSFCSRTLIQYRYEGCREAILKLRPMIGDRNFHHQQKAQPDLQFSQLVGQQHIRLQAIRPEQVGTPWQLRWTQGEYQGDPVWYWNYHLLEETKRGLGDREDLYSPGYLTISLQPGAAVTVEAKVGWQDSHLPLSSLEFEQAVQAEEQRLSHIFKLGKQGEQGEQGRNPKSKLWQQLLRAGDQFIVYRQSIAGPTAIAGYPWFSDWGRDTLIALPGLALTTQRFDLAKGLLRTFGRYCRYGLIPNTFPDSGAEPLYNSIDAALWWIETLGLYLEATQDWNFLAEQYPVVQQIYKAFTTGTKYNIQVDAADELVSWNDPDVALTWMDVVIEGQPITPRRGKPVEINALWYSALCWASDWAERLSRDKVADPVRLSNQARRYAQQAKQVRASLQKFWNPTVDYLYDLIEPGDRPNAQIRPNGILALSLHHCAFPASQGQRVLQLAKHSLLTPYGLRSLAPDDSEYIGKYAGNQQHRDRSYHQGTVWSWLIGPFIRAWKRLYDSEPVPFDSQPLLEHFEQQVCLGSISEIFDGDAPHTAQGAIAQAWSVAELIRHWDDVKL; this is encoded by the coding sequence ATGGATAATCTAGATACAAGAGAATGGCTGCTGACCAATGGATTGGGTAGTTTCGCGAGTGGTACAGTTGCAGATGCCCGTACCCGCACCTATCATGGCTGGCTAATTGCTGCCTTAGTTCCACCTACTCAGCGCACACTCTTGCTTTCGCACCTGGATGCCAGTTTAGAAGTGGCGGGGCAAGTCGTCGCGTTAGGCACGAACTTTTGGGGTAGTGGTAAGGTTGATCCCACTGGCTTCAAGCTGTTGCGTAGTTTTGAGTTAAATCCAGTTCCAACTTGGGTGTGGGGTGACAATAACTGGCAGCTTAGCCGACAATTGGTAATGCCCCATTGTTGGGCAGGGGGAGCAGGGGGAGCAAGTAATTCCTCGTTTTGTAGTCGTACCCTAATTCAGTATCGATATGAAGGTTGTAGGGAAGCGATTCTGAAGTTACGACCAATGATTGGCGATCGCAATTTTCATCATCAGCAAAAAGCACAACCGGATTTGCAGTTTTCACAATTGGTAGGGCAACAGCACATCCGTTTGCAAGCAATTCGACCAGAGCAAGTAGGGACACCCTGGCAATTACGCTGGACGCAAGGTGAATATCAAGGAGATCCAGTTTGGTACTGGAATTATCACTTACTGGAGGAAACTAAACGAGGATTGGGCGATCGCGAAGACCTGTACAGCCCCGGCTACCTCACAATCAGTCTACAACCAGGAGCCGCCGTGACTGTAGAAGCAAAAGTCGGATGGCAAGACTCACATCTCCCCCTCAGTTCCTTAGAGTTTGAACAAGCTGTACAGGCAGAAGAGCAAAGGCTGTCCCATATTTTTAAACTAGGAAAGCAGGGGGAGCAGGGGGAGCAGGGGAGGAATCCAAAATCCAAATTGTGGCAGCAACTCCTACGGGCAGGCGATCAATTTATTGTCTATCGGCAGTCAATTGCCGGACCCACTGCGATCGCTGGTTATCCCTGGTTCAGTGATTGGGGGCGCGATACATTAATTGCTTTGCCTGGTTTGGCGCTAACAACACAGCGATTTGACCTGGCAAAAGGGTTACTCCGGACATTTGGTCGTTATTGTCGTTATGGTCTAATTCCGAATACGTTTCCTGATAGTGGTGCTGAGCCGCTTTACAACAGTATTGATGCGGCGCTTTGGTGGATTGAAACTCTAGGTCTTTATCTAGAAGCTACCCAGGATTGGAATTTCCTAGCGGAGCAATACCCTGTAGTGCAGCAAATCTACAAGGCTTTCACAACTGGCACTAAATACAACATTCAAGTTGATGCTGCTGATGAATTAGTTAGCTGGAATGACCCTGATGTGGCGCTAACTTGGATGGATGTGGTGATTGAGGGTCAGCCTATCACTCCACGTCGCGGTAAGCCAGTGGAAATCAATGCCTTATGGTACTCGGCTTTATGCTGGGCTAGCGACTGGGCAGAACGCTTGAGTAGAGACAAAGTAGCTGATCCAGTGCGCTTAAGCAATCAGGCTCGACGTTATGCTCAGCAGGCAAAACAGGTAAGAGCCTCGCTACAAAAGTTCTGGAATCCCACTGTAGACTACTTATACGACTTGATTGAGCCAGGCGATCGCCCAAATGCCCAGATTCGACCAAATGGGATTTTGGCTCTGTCGCTGCATCACTGCGCGTTTCCTGCTTCACAAGGGCAGCGGGTACTCCAGTTGGCTAAGCATAGCCTGCTCACTCCCTATGGTCTGCGTAGTCTTGCTCCAGATGACTCTGAATACATCGGCAAATACGCAGGAAATCAGCAGCATCGCGATCGCTCCTATCACCAAGGCACTGTTTGGAGTTGGCTGATCGGTCCATTTATCCGTGCCTGGAAGCGCCTCTACGACTCGGAACCAGTTCCGTTTGATTCGCAACCTCTGCTCGAACATTTTGAGCAGCAAGTCTGCCTTGGCTCGATTTCTGAGATATTTGATGGGGATGCACCACATACCGCTCAGGGTGCGATCGCTCAAGCTTGGTCTGTTGCTGAATTAATTCGTCATTGGGACGACGTTAAACTTTAG
- a CDS encoding Rieske (2Fe-2S) protein, with amino-acid sequence MNSTSNLPKSLVRAASLAELQQKRQLLVHLNNQTIALFYSHDRVYAIDNRCPHMGFPLHGSVCKDGIVTCPWHYARFDLASGGTFDSWADDVRSFPVQIHEGEVWIDVTPQVNPRVQQQQRLQDGLEQGISLVIAKSVIALLDMGVTPTEPFQVGLTFGTRYNKAGWDTGLTILTCMMNLLPYLDADDRPRALYQGLSAVARDSTEAPPHFRVHPLPTADIDFPTLKTWFRQFIEQRDREAAERCLMTAVQSGMARNQIAEMLFAAATDHRYLDAGHVLDFINKALEALDTVNWQEAEPVLASLVSGLANATRMEESSSWRYPVDLVTILESAFEQLPSALEAGVSQRGRWTRQAELLPILFGEDAQAIADGLLNALQSGCTEEQLAGIVTYAAALRVARFHTNNDHGDWNTAHHPFTFANAVQQGLRRVPTIELLRGVFDAAMSVYLNRFLNVPPARLPEPDTVAEPDLLLNRLPEHLDRQQQVNETGWLVAQYLYSGGKPERLMAMLAKLMLRENRDFHVIQSLEAAFRLYTQLADAPEGVHVLVATARYLAAHAPTMRSQEQTYQMAYRLHRGDRLFEESQ; translated from the coding sequence ATGAATTCAACTTCAAACCTACCAAAATCGCTTGTTCGAGCCGCGAGTTTAGCGGAACTTCAGCAAAAAAGACAGTTACTTGTCCATCTCAACAACCAGACAATCGCCTTGTTTTACAGCCATGATCGGGTTTATGCAATCGACAACCGCTGTCCGCACATGGGCTTTCCCCTACATGGCAGCGTGTGCAAAGACGGCATTGTCACCTGTCCTTGGCACTATGCCCGCTTCGATCTGGCAAGCGGCGGCACATTCGATTCGTGGGCAGATGATGTGCGATCGTTCCCGGTACAAATCCACGAAGGAGAAGTATGGATCGATGTAACGCCACAGGTTAATCCACGAGTTCAGCAGCAACAGCGATTGCAGGATGGCTTGGAGCAGGGAATTTCGCTTGTGATTGCCAAGTCAGTGATTGCCTTGCTCGATATGGGCGTTACTCCAACTGAGCCGTTTCAGGTTGGGTTAACCTTTGGGACACGCTACAACAAAGCGGGGTGGGATACTGGATTGACGATTCTTACCTGCATGATGAATCTGCTACCGTACCTAGATGCCGACGATCGCCCCCGTGCACTGTATCAAGGACTTTCTGCTGTCGCACGGGACAGTACCGAAGCACCACCCCATTTTCGGGTACATCCCCTGCCCACAGCTGACATTGATTTCCCAACCTTAAAAACCTGGTTCCGTCAGTTTATTGAACAGCGCGATCGCGAAGCCGCAGAACGCTGTTTGATGACGGCAGTACAATCTGGCATGGCGCGAAACCAGATTGCCGAGATGCTGTTTGCTGCTGCTACCGATCATCGCTACCTCGATGCAGGGCATGTGCTGGATTTCATCAACAAAGCCTTGGAAGCGCTAGATACAGTCAATTGGCAGGAGGCAGAGCCCGTGCTAGCAAGCTTAGTATCGGGCTTGGCAAATGCAACCCGGATGGAGGAGTCAAGTTCGTGGCGCTATCCGGTAGATTTGGTGACGATTCTTGAATCTGCGTTTGAGCAATTACCTTCCGCTTTAGAAGCCGGAGTGTCCCAACGAGGACGTTGGACTCGACAAGCGGAGTTGCTGCCGATTCTGTTCGGTGAGGATGCTCAGGCAATTGCCGATGGGTTGCTCAACGCTTTACAGTCTGGCTGCACCGAGGAGCAGTTAGCTGGAATTGTCACCTATGCTGCTGCTCTGAGAGTGGCTCGCTTTCACACCAATAACGATCACGGCGATTGGAACACCGCACATCATCCTTTCACCTTTGCCAATGCTGTGCAGCAAGGCTTACGACGAGTTCCGACGATTGAGCTACTGCGTGGTGTGTTCGATGCGGCAATGAGTGTGTATCTTAATCGATTTCTCAATGTGCCGCCCGCTCGCTTACCGGAGCCAGACACGGTTGCTGAACCGGATTTATTGCTCAATCGCTTGCCAGAACACCTTGATCGCCAGCAACAGGTGAACGAAACGGGATGGCTGGTGGCGCAGTATCTTTACAGTGGTGGCAAGCCAGAACGATTAATGGCGATGCTGGCGAAACTAATGCTGCGTGAAAATCGAGATTTTCATGTGATTCAGTCGCTAGAGGCAGCGTTCCGGCTCTATACCCAGTTGGCTGACGCACCAGAAGGGGTACATGTGTTGGTGGCTACGGCGCGGTATTTGGCGGCTCATGCACCGACGATGCGATCGCAGGAGCAAACCTATCAGATGGCATATCGCTTGCATCGGGGCGATCGTCTGTTTGAAGAATCTCAATAA
- a CDS encoding PRC-barrel domain-containing protein, giving the protein MATQPEVVKQSDLLNQLVLDRNTMEELGHVDVVWMHPPVHRVLGFICKSGFLGTKKTAFNLAQITTLGANSILVNAQPVETDSEKVRKLESLLDCEVWSDAGNKIGRITDCLFNLKTGLITQYLFVSSGWGGMAGEIYLLLPSKVLSFGRKRVLVSEAAAQTLTVYREGIKQKLTKARNIFKEDYIQVTQEVRSLAKQAQAATEQAKERAQILAEQAKEKVHSLNQQLKEETQTFAKQAQEKSQILVEQVKERAQTVSEQVKEKRPAIEKNIEVPPTPSPATTSNVTATEDDDEPWI; this is encoded by the coding sequence ATGGCAACTCAACCAGAGGTGGTCAAGCAGAGTGACTTGCTAAACCAGTTGGTTCTTGACCGCAACACCATGGAAGAACTGGGACACGTGGATGTAGTGTGGATGCATCCTCCAGTGCATCGAGTGTTAGGTTTTATTTGTAAATCCGGCTTTTTAGGGACTAAAAAGACAGCATTTAATCTGGCTCAAATTACAACGCTGGGAGCGAACAGCATTTTGGTTAATGCTCAGCCAGTTGAGACAGATTCTGAAAAAGTTCGAAAGCTTGAATCTCTGCTCGATTGTGAAGTTTGGAGTGATGCTGGCAATAAAATTGGCAGAATTACTGACTGTCTGTTCAACCTCAAAACCGGACTAATTACTCAATATTTATTTGTTTCGAGTGGATGGGGTGGAATGGCAGGTGAAATTTATCTGCTACTACCAAGTAAGGTTTTGAGCTTTGGGAGAAAACGAGTGCTGGTTTCAGAAGCAGCAGCCCAAACTTTAACAGTGTATCGCGAAGGCATAAAACAAAAACTGACTAAAGCTAGAAATATCTTTAAAGAAGACTACATCCAGGTAACCCAAGAGGTGCGATCGCTGGCTAAACAGGCTCAAGCGGCAACCGAACAGGCAAAAGAACGTGCCCAAATTCTAGCAGAACAAGCAAAAGAGAAGGTACACTCGCTTAATCAACAACTCAAAGAGGAAACTCAAACCTTTGCTAAACAAGCCCAAGAAAAGAGCCAAATCCTGGTTGAACAAGTGAAAGAGCGAGCCCAAACCGTTAGCGAACAGGTCAAAGAAAAGCGACCGGCGATTGAGAAAAACATAGAAGTTCCGCCAACTCCTTCCCCAGCAACGACCAGTAACGTAACGGCGACAGAAGATGACGATGAGCCGTGGATATAA
- the sppA gene encoding signal peptide peptidase SppA gives MFWPFKPAFQKQIARIEITGAIASATRKQVLEALKTVEEKRFPALLLRIDSPGGTVGDSQEIYSALKRLREKIKIIASFGNISASGGVYIGMGATHIMANPGTITGSIGVILRGNNLERLLQKIGVSFKVVKSGPYKDILAFDRELTQPEQHILQELIDTSYQQFVQTVAEGRNLAVDAVKSFADGRIFTGQQALELGVIDRLGTEEDARRWAAELVGLDPNKTKCYTLEERKPLLTRLLSGNRQALVLSSGVDWVEFEMSTSGLPLWLYRP, from the coding sequence ATGTTTTGGCCTTTTAAGCCTGCTTTTCAAAAACAAATTGCTCGAATTGAAATCACTGGGGCGATCGCTAGTGCTACTCGCAAACAGGTACTAGAAGCCCTCAAAACGGTGGAGGAAAAACGCTTTCCTGCCTTACTACTACGCATTGATAGCCCTGGTGGTACGGTTGGAGATTCCCAAGAAATCTATAGTGCTTTAAAGCGACTACGGGAAAAAATCAAAATTATTGCTAGTTTTGGCAATATCTCCGCTTCCGGTGGCGTTTACATTGGCATGGGAGCTACTCACATCATGGCTAACCCAGGCACAATTACTGGCAGCATTGGTGTAATTTTGCGGGGTAATAACCTAGAACGCCTACTGCAAAAAATCGGTGTCTCGTTCAAGGTGGTTAAGTCGGGTCCTTACAAAGACATTTTGGCTTTTGACCGCGAATTAACCCAGCCAGAACAACACATCCTGCAAGAGTTGATTGACACCAGTTACCAGCAGTTCGTGCAAACAGTTGCAGAGGGTCGCAACTTGGCGGTAGATGCGGTTAAAAGTTTTGCCGATGGTCGAATTTTCACTGGACAGCAAGCTTTAGAACTAGGTGTGATAGATCGGCTGGGAACAGAGGAAGATGCTCGTCGGTGGGCGGCAGAATTGGTGGGTCTTGACCCCAATAAAACCAAGTGCTACACCCTAGAAGAACGTAAACCGTTGTTAACTCGCTTGCTGTCGGGAAACCGTCAAGCATTGGTTCTATCATCTGGAGTTGATTGGGTCGAGTTTGAGATGTCTACTAGTGGTTTACCTTTGTGGCTGTATCGGCCCTAA
- the aroH gene encoding chorismate mutase translates to MEEIGVEWQIRAIRGATTVSENTVEAIRAAVMELLDEVEARNQLDPTEIISATFTVTRDLDAVFPAAIARNRPNWDNVPMLDVQQMHVEGSLERCIRLLIHINLRVSHIQVCHTYLRQAQTLRPDWSVPQPGVLPPTAVKSQVR, encoded by the coding sequence ATGGAGGAAATTGGCGTGGAGTGGCAAATCCGAGCAATTCGCGGGGCAACAACTGTTTCCGAAAATACGGTTGAGGCGATTCGAGCAGCAGTGATGGAACTGCTAGATGAAGTAGAAGCGCGCAACCAGCTCGATCCAACTGAAATTATTAGTGCTACTTTCACTGTCACCCGCGATTTGGATGCTGTTTTCCCCGCTGCGATCGCCCGCAACCGCCCTAACTGGGACAATGTACCCATGTTGGATGTGCAGCAAATGCACGTAGAGGGAAGTTTGGAGCGTTGCATCCGGTTGTTAATCCACATTAACCTCCGAGTTTCCCATATTCAGGTTTGTCACACCTATCTACGTCAAGCTCAAACCTTACGCCCAGATTGGAGCGTACCCCAACCCGGTGTGCTGCCACCAACAGCGGTGAAGTCCCAGGTCAGGTGA
- the crtR gene encoding beta-carotene hydroxylase, translating to MLMSKAQKPLTVPKEFLAPPGDFNPTLLMFLAALTMLVLSNCGYWLWGWPHWSCFTTNVLALHIAGTVIHDACHQSAHRNRIVNAILGHGSALMLAFAFPVFTRVHLQHHAHVNDPENDPDHYVSTGGPLWLINARFLYHEIFFFKRQLWRKYELLEWFLSRLLVAAIFYVSIQYHFLGYILNFWFIPTAVVGLALGLFFDYLPHRPHQERDRWKNARVYPNPLLNILIMGQNYHLIHHLWPSIPWYNYQPAYYATKPLLDTKGCDQSLGLLQGKNFFSFLYDVFLGIRFHSKQVRSQEEDTVTR from the coding sequence ATGTTGATGTCGAAGGCGCAGAAGCCGCTGACAGTACCTAAAGAGTTTTTAGCGCCTCCTGGTGATTTTAATCCCACGTTGCTGATGTTTTTAGCAGCGCTTACCATGCTGGTGCTATCGAACTGTGGTTACTGGCTTTGGGGATGGCCCCACTGGTCCTGCTTCACTACTAATGTACTTGCCTTGCACATCGCTGGTACGGTGATTCACGATGCTTGTCACCAATCGGCCCATCGTAACCGGATCGTTAATGCAATTTTGGGGCACGGCAGCGCGCTAATGTTAGCCTTTGCCTTCCCAGTTTTTACACGGGTGCATTTGCAGCATCATGCTCATGTAAACGATCCCGAAAACGACCCAGATCATTATGTTTCCACAGGTGGACCGCTATGGTTGATTAATGCGCGTTTTCTCTACCACGAAATATTTTTCTTTAAGCGACAGCTGTGGCGCAAGTACGAACTGTTGGAATGGTTCTTAAGCCGTTTATTGGTCGCTGCTATTTTCTACGTCTCAATTCAGTACCACTTCTTGGGTTACATTCTCAATTTTTGGTTCATCCCTACTGCCGTGGTGGGACTGGCACTGGGATTGTTTTTTGATTATTTGCCTCATCGCCCTCATCAAGAGCGCGATCGCTGGAAAAACGCCCGAGTCTACCCCAATCCACTTCTCAACATCCTGATTATGGGGCAGAATTATCACCTAATTCATCACTTGTGGCCTTCTATCCCCTGGTATAACTATCAGCCTGCTTACTATGCTACCAAGCCCCTTTTAGATACCAAAGGCTGCGATCAATCTTTAGGATTGCTGCAAGGAAAAAACTTTTTCAGTTTCCTTTACGACGTTTTTTTGGGAATTCGGTTTCATAGCAAGCAAGTGAGGAGTCAGGAAGAGGACACGGTGACACGGTGA
- the pyk gene encoding pyruvate kinase codes for MQLKDSLRRTKIVATIGPATSSPEVLRALIEAGATTLRLNFSHGTHADHQRSIRLIRQTAFELDRPVGILQDLQGPKIRLGQFETGSVEVRKGDHFTLTSRLVVGSQEISCVTYALLAEEVPSGSTILLDDGRVEMKVEEVDRAGKELHCRVVVGGTLSNNKGVNFPGVYLSIKALTDKDRKDLMFGLDQGVDWVALSFVRNPQDVLEIKELISSAGKQVPVIAKIEKHEAIDQMEAVLSLCDGVMVARGDLGVELPAEDVPILQKRLIATANRLGIPIITATQMLDSMVHSPRPTRAEVSDVANAILDGTDAVMLSNETAVGKYPVQAVATMARIATRIEQEQGLAATPPSIKDTRRSIPNAISQAVAQIAEQLEAAAIMTLTKTGSTARNVSKFRPNKPILAVTPHVDVARQLQLVWGVKPLLVLDLPSTGQTFQSALNVAQEKNLLREGDLVVMTAGTLQGVSGSTDLIKVEVVTAVLGQGIGLGQGSVSGKARVAYTAMDVGNFNSGEILVAHRTSADFVEAIRKAAGIITEEESLTSHAAVIGLRLGVPVIVGVRKATEVIRDGAILTLDMQRGLVYSGTIGGG; via the coding sequence ATGCAACTAAAAGACTCTCTACGCCGGACAAAGATTGTCGCCACGATTGGTCCCGCTACCAGTAGCCCAGAGGTGCTACGGGCATTGATTGAAGCGGGTGCAACGACACTGCGACTTAATTTTTCCCATGGCACTCATGCCGATCATCAGCGCAGTATTCGATTAATCCGGCAAACAGCCTTTGAACTCGATCGACCCGTGGGCATTCTCCAAGACCTACAAGGACCAAAAATTCGCTTGGGGCAGTTTGAAACCGGGTCTGTAGAGGTAAGAAAAGGCGATCACTTCACCTTAACTAGCCGCTTGGTAGTAGGCAGTCAAGAAATTAGCTGCGTTACTTATGCTCTTTTAGCAGAAGAAGTCCCCTCAGGCTCAACAATTCTCCTCGATGATGGTCGAGTAGAAATGAAAGTAGAGGAAGTTGACCGCGCTGGCAAAGAGTTACATTGTCGAGTCGTCGTAGGCGGGACGCTGTCTAATAACAAAGGTGTTAATTTTCCTGGAGTTTACTTATCAATTAAGGCACTCACAGACAAAGACCGAAAAGATTTGATGTTTGGTCTTGATCAAGGCGTAGACTGGGTCGCCCTCTCATTTGTCCGCAACCCGCAAGATGTGTTGGAAATTAAAGAACTGATTTCTAGTGCCGGGAAGCAAGTGCCAGTCATTGCCAAAATTGAAAAACACGAAGCGATCGATCAAATGGAGGCAGTTCTATCCTTGTGTGATGGGGTGATGGTTGCCAGGGGCGACTTGGGTGTTGAACTCCCAGCTGAAGACGTTCCTATCCTCCAAAAACGGCTAATTGCTACAGCGAATCGGTTAGGCATTCCGATCATCACTGCCACTCAGATGTTAGACAGTATGGTTCACAGTCCCCGACCCACTCGCGCTGAGGTTTCGGATGTGGCAAATGCGATTTTGGATGGCACTGATGCGGTCATGCTCTCCAATGAGACCGCTGTGGGTAAGTACCCAGTTCAAGCCGTGGCGACGATGGCTCGGATTGCGACTCGAATTGAGCAAGAACAAGGGCTGGCAGCGACTCCACCCAGTATCAAAGATACCCGTCGCTCTATCCCGAATGCAATTAGTCAAGCCGTGGCTCAGATTGCGGAACAGCTAGAGGCGGCGGCGATTATGACGCTGACGAAAACAGGTTCCACAGCTCGAAATGTGTCGAAGTTCCGACCAAACAAGCCAATTTTAGCCGTGACTCCCCATGTAGATGTGGCGCGACAGTTGCAGCTGGTGTGGGGCGTAAAACCACTATTGGTACTAGATTTGCCTTCAACGGGACAGACGTTTCAATCGGCGCTCAACGTGGCTCAGGAGAAAAATCTGTTGCGAGAGGGTGATTTAGTCGTAATGACTGCTGGGACGCTTCAGGGGGTATCGGGCTCAACGGATTTGATCAAGGTAGAGGTGGTGACGGCAGTACTGGGACAGGGAATTGGACTGGGACAAGGTTCAGTGAGTGGTAAGGCACGGGTGGCTTACACAGCAATGGATGTTGGGAATTTTAACTCGGGAGAGATTCTAGTAGCACATCGCACCAGTGCCGATTTTGTCGAGGCGATTCGCAAGGCAGCTGGAATTATTACAGAGGAGGAGAGTTTGACCAGTCATGCGGCGGTCATTGGTTTACGGCTGGGGGTGCCAGTGATTGTAGGGGTGAGGAAGGCGACAGAAGTTATTCGGGATGGAGCGATTTTGACGCTGGATATGCAGCGTGGCTTAGTTTACTCGGGTACGATCGGGGGTGGTTAA